TGGGCTTCGCTCCACGACTGCATCACCAGAGGCTTCAGGCGCACCATGCCCAGTCGGAGTTGCGCTCCAGCATCGCTGCGGGCAAGGGCCAGCAGGTCAGCAACCAGCCTTCCCAGACGCTGGGCTTCCCTCTGGGCTTCATCGAGGGCTTCCTGTTTGTCTTCGGCGGGCATGCGGGGGTATTTTTTGAGCAGTTCGATGTTTCCCTGAATGGCGGTCAAGGGAGCACGCAACTCGTGGCTGGCGTCCGAAACAAAACGCTTTTGCACCTCGATCATGCTCCTGAGGCGGGCTTCGCTTTCCCTGAGGGCCTGCTCGGTACGCTTGATGTCGGTGAGGTCCAGAATGAAGGCTGCGTCATGTTCCTCGCCCTGCACCATGAAACGGGTGGGGCTGACCATCACCGGAACCCGGTGCCCATCTTTGTGCAAAAACTCCCTCTGGTAAGGCTGCATGCTGCCATACAGGCTGAGGTGTTCCCTTGCCTCCAGTTCCACCCCTTCCCAGTCCAGAGGGGTCAGGTCGTTCCAGTTCATGAAGAATAACTCTTCTCTGGAATGTCCGGTGATCTGGCAGAACGCATCGTTGATGTAAATGAGTTTTCCGTTCGGACGGCTGAACACCACCCCGGTCAGGTTGGATTCGGCAAGGCTCCTGAAACGCTCCTCGCTTTGTCGGATGCGGGCATCGGCCATGTGGCGCTCGGTGACATCCTGAAAAAACACGGTCAGGCCTTCTCTGGAAGGGTGGGCGCGCACCTCCATCCAGACGTTCTGGGTCTCGAAAAACATTTCGAAAGCCACTTTGTCAAAATGTTCCAGACTGTTCTGGTGAGGCTTCAAGGCCGGTTGTGCTGCAAGTTCAGGCAGCTCGCTCCAGAGGTGCTTGCCCATCAAGTCAGAGTTGGAACGGCCCAGCAAACGTTCTGCAGTGGGATTCAAATACACAAATTTGAAATCGCGGTCCACGGCAAACACCGCATCGGTGATGTTTTCCAGCAACCTGCGGAAACTCTGGCGGGATTCCTGCAAAGCAGAAGCCGTGCGCAACTGGTCGGTGACATCGTGCACACTGACCCCCACATGCAACTCTGGGAGGGGAACCGGAAAGGTTTTGACGGTCAGGGTCAGGTCTGAAAGGTGCAAAATCGCCTGTTGCTCCTGCCGGGTGTTCAAGGTGCGCTCGCAGGAGGTGCGAAAGGTGTACTGTGCCCCGGCATCCTGTTTGAGGACCACCATCACCTGTTCCAGACGGGGATTGCTTTCCAGAGGGGTCAGGGTTTTGTCCAGCACCCCGAGACCCACCGGAGCGTGATACAGCACGCTGTACACGGTGTCCATGATGCCTGCTGGAGTGAGCTTGCTCAGGACTTCCCAGTCGGTGTCGTTGATGCGTTTGGCACGACACTGCACCCACCTGCTGCCTCCGGGAAGTTGCAGCAGCATCGGAAAACCAATGGGGCGGTCCTGCTCGCGTGCCAGTTGACCGGCAGCCAGCAAGGTGTGCCATGACATGGGGTCGGTGTGGGCTCCGATGCTCGGGTTGTCAGCCCACCAACGCAGCCAGCTTGAACTGTACTGCAAGATGTCCTGTTCCCTGAACATCCAGAGTTGCCCTTCGGTGTCCATGGGTTTAGCTTACCTTTTGCAGGTCCGGGTGAACAGTCAGACCCCAGCATGACGAAACACGACGCATGCCTTCAGCTTAGCGGATTTCGGTGCCTTCTCCCAGAGAGGGGGAGAAGGCCGAGAGCCAAGGGCCGAGGGCTTAAAAAGCTTTGGTATCAGCAATCAAGGACACCGCACTCTGTCTCATGCAAAACAGGAGACCAACATGTTGATCTCCTTGTCCGCCGTGCCCTCACATGAATTTTTTCGAGATTTTTGCTGCGTAGAATACAATGCTCTCTGCGTTTGGCCTTCTGCAAAAAAGAAAGGCCCCTCAAGGCCTCTCTCAAATGTAAGCTGGCAAACTCAAACCGTACGCATCACATATCCGACATGGCGGATGGTGTGGATCAGGCGCTGTTCACCGCTGGCTTCCAGTTTCTGGCGCAACTGTTTGATGTACACCTCGACCAGGTTCAGGTCTGCGGTGCTGTGGTTGCCCCACACGCGGGAGAGCAGGTAGCTTTTGCTCATCACTCGCTCGGGTTGTTCCATGAACTCCTGCAGCAGTTTGAACTCCAGGTTGGTCAGGGGAACGGTGCGGTCTGCCCGTTTGACGCTGAAGGATTGCAGGTCCATGGTGAGGTCCTGAAACTTCAGCACCTGCGAGACTTGCAGGCCCTGTCGGCGCAGCACTGCGCGAATGCGAGCCAGCAGCACATCCAGACTGATGGGTTTCACCACATAGTCGTCTGCACCTTCATTGAGGCCCTGCACCTGTGAGCCTTCTTCGTCTTTGGCGGTCAGCATGATCACAGGAAGTTTGGGGTGGGAAGCCCTGAGTTCACGCAAAACTTGAAAACCGTCCATGCCGGGCATCATCACATCCAGAATCACCAGATTGGGGGCTTGCTGGCGGATGAGTTTCAGACCTTCATCGCCAGAGGCGGCCACCTGAACCTGAAAACCTTCGTAAGTGAGACCCCGACGGAGGAAACTTCTCAAGCTCGGGTCATCGTCAATGGTCAGTATTCGTTGCATGCTGTCTCCTTTCTTGAGCTTAAAGCATCAGGGGTCAATTTGTCTCATCTGCTTTCAGTTTGGCCTCAGTTGACGGCAGATTAATGACAATGAGCGAGATGTGTGCATTCCCAAAGGCATTTGTGAGAGGATTTAGGGGATCTTTAGTAAAATGAGGATTCTTTTTCAGAGTTGCTTGCTAATCTACAATCAGAACTGCGAGAGATCTACAGAGATCGATATCGATTTAGATCAACTCAGAAGCGAAGCAGGGTTATGTGTAAGGGCTTTTACTTGATAAAAGCGCAACAAATCTTACAATCGTGATCTTGAGCAGTTACTTAGAGGAGGTTATCACTATGGATTGGATCATTGCTATTTTGGTGGGTGCCCTGATTGGTTGGCTGGCAAGCCTTATCATGAGAACCGATGCGCAACAAGGTGCCATCGCCAACATTCTGGTGGGTATCATTGGTGCTGCTCTTGGACGCTGGCTGTTCGCCGATGTGTTGAACATTGGTGGCGCTGCTTCTGCTGGCGGTTTTTCTCTGGTCGGGATTTTCTGGGGCATTCTGGGAGCCATCATCCTCATCTGGCTGCTGCGCGCCCTGCGTGTTTTCAAGTAAACCCCAAGAACATCCTTTCTCAGCGTTCACCTGACCGCATCTGAACCACTGAAGGTTCATGGAACACACTCAAACTTACAATTCGTCACCTGCTTCAGGGGAGCCCTCAGGGCTCCCCGCTTTTGTTGGACAGTTGGGATTGAAGCCTCTGGCTGGAAACGCTGCCAGATTGGATCCAATTGAACTGCTCTTGAAGTTGTCTAAACACACGGTATAGTAGAGCCATGCCCAATTACGTCCTGACCATCGGGAATGTCACCCGAGAACTTCCCTATGTCCGTGTGAATGCCAACTCCACCCTTCCCATCGTGGAACTGGTGGGAGACTGGGAATTGACCAATGCTGTTGCAGATGAAATGGTGAAACTGCTCCCCAAAAAATTCGATGTGCTCCTGACCACCACCGTCAGTGGGGTTCCCCTGGCACATGCCCTGGCTGAGCGCACCAGAAAGCCTTATGTGACGGCTCGCAAACGCCGTCGCACCTACATGCAAGATCCCCTGATTCAGGCCGTGGAAAGCATGACCCTCGGGGTGAACGAAACCCTCTGGCTGGATGCCCGACATGGCGAAAAACTCAAAGGCAAAAAAGTGGTGATTGTGGGGGATGTGGTGGTGAGTGGAAGCACCCAGCAAGCGCTCGCCAAACTCACAGAGAAAGCTGGAGGAGAAGTGGTGGCCTTTGTGGCGGCTTTCAAGCAGGGCAAGCCAGCCATTCAGGTGAAAGCTGCTGTGGAGTTGCCTTCGTAAAAAAGAAGTTCACAGTTGACAGTGCACAGCGCCCAGTGCGACGCGGGCCGCCCCGCAAGCGGCTCAGTGCGAACCCGGCCGCCCGGGGAGCACGTAGTTAGAGCCAAGAAGCACGTTTTAAGGGCAAGACAGCGAGAAATACTGCTCCAGCACATGGGAAATGACATGGATGAGATATGAAAATTTTGGCACCTCATGCACGTCACCATGTCTTTGCCTTCTGTCTCGGGCGAGGCACGCCTCGCCCCTACAAACCCAGACATGTCAGTGTGCCTTCTGCCTTCTGCCTTCTGCTTTGGGCGAGGCACGCCTCACTCCTACACATGCGTTTGCCTTGAGAGGCAAGTTTGCTACTGTGAATCATGCAACTTGCCCAACTCAACATTGCCCGTTTGCTGGCCCCTCTGGACAGTCCCCAGTTGTCTGGTTTCGTGTCCAGATTGGATGAAATCAATGCCCTTGCTGAAGGGTCTACAGGTTTTGTGTGGCGTCTGACGGGTGAGGGCAACGATGCCACCAGCCTCCGTCCTTTTGAAGACGACATGATCATCGTGAACATGAGTGTCTGGGAGAGTCTGGACGCGCTGAAGAACTATGTGTATCGCACAGACCACACCGAAGTCATGAAGCAGCGCAAACAGTGGTTCGAGCACATGTCTGAAGCCTACATGGTGCTCTGGTGGATCGAAGATGGCGATTTTCCATCCCCTCTGGAAGCCAGAGCACGCCTTGAACACCTGAGAACGCATGGCCCCACCCCTCATGCTTTCACGTTCAGGCAGCATTTTCCAGCAGAGGCCATAAAAAACCCTCCAGTGCTGGAGGGCTGAAATCCATCATCTGAAGCGGATTTGCCAAGTGCTGCACGGGATTTTATCGCTGTCTTGCCCTGACAACGTGCTCCCCGTGCAGCCGGGTTCTTCCCTCTTACTGCGTTTAACAGTGAAATAGAAGGATTCAAAAGAATCCTTCTATTTCAAACAACACGACCTCAAGCATCAACCTCTTATTTCTCTTTCAAATGCTTTAAAACGTGCCTCCAAGGCGGCTTAGTCGGCTCTGAGGCACTTCGCACTGGGCGCTGTGAACCGTAAACTTTCCCAAGTGTTCACTCCACGGCACAGCCTCTCATGATCAGGCAACCCGTCAAAAAAGGGCCAGATGGTTGCGGTGCACCACCTCATCGAAGTCCTTGTACCCGAGGATTTCTTCGATTTCTTCGGTGTGCCTGCGAAAAATGCGTTGCACCTCATGGGCAGCATAATTCACAATGCCCTGCCCGATGGGACCACTTTCACCTTCCAGACGCACAATCTCGCCGTACTGGAATTCTCCGGCCAGTCCGGTGATGCCCTTTGGAAGCAGGCTTTTGCCACTTTTCAGGGCTTTCTCTGCGCCTGCATCCACAAACAGGGTGCCTTTGCTGGGTTGATGCAGAATCCAGCCCCTTCTGGCGGTGTGCTTCTGTGCCCGGATGCGCGTTCCAGTGTCTGCACCAGCAAAGAAGGCTTTCAAGCCTGCCCCTCCGCCCCCCACAATCAGGGTGTCAATTCCGGCCTCTGAAGCAATCTGGGCGGCTTTGAGTTTGGTGTGCATGCCTCCGGTGCCTCGGGAAGATCCGGCCCCTCCAGCAAGGTGCAGCACTTCTGCGACATTCTCCACCAGAGACAGCCTTTGTGCAGTGGGATCGGTGCGTGGGTTGGCGGTGTAAAGGCCGTCCACATCCGTCAGAAGGATCAGTTCATGGGCTTCGCAGAGGTAGGCCACCCAGGCACTCAGGGTGTCGTTGTCCCCGAGGCGAAGCTCCTGTGTCGCCACGGTGTCGTTCTCGTTGATGATGGGCACCACACCCAGTTTGAAAGCGGCCTCTAAAGCATGTTTGGCATTGATGAAACGCTTGCGGTCCTGAATGTCTCCAGCACTCAGCAGGATCTGGGCCACCGCTCTGGGTGCAAAAACTTTGGCCCACTCCTGCATCAAGGCCGCTTGACCCACTGCTGCCAGAGCCTGCTTCTCGGGAAGGGTGCGGGGCCTTGGCACATTCAGGAGGCCACATCCAGCCGCCACCGCTCCAGAGGAGACCAGAGCCACCTCAGCATCCAGCGTTTGAAATGCCTCTGCAATGGCTTGCAGTTTCTCGGGCTGAATGCGTCCGGTTTCATCGGTCAGGCTGCTGGAACCGATTTTCAGGACGATGCGGCGTTTCATCGGATCTGGCCCTCACCCCGGATGCGGAACTGCACCGTCACCATTTCACGCAGGCCCATGGGACCTCTGGCATGCATTTTCTGGGTGGAAATCCCGATCTCGGCCCCGAAGCCAAATTCAAAGCCATCGGTGAAACGGGTGGAGACATTCACATAAACGGCTGCGGCGTCCACCTCGTTTTGAAACTGGTCGGCGGCTTTCAGGCTTTCCGTGACGATGGCTTCGCTGTGCTGCGAACCGTAACGGTTGATGTGATCGATGGCCTCCTGCACGCCACCCACCACTTTGGCTGCGATGATCAGGTCCAGAAACTCGGTGCTCCAGTCCTCCTCTGAAGCAGGCAGCACACCCGGAGCGTACATCTGGGTGTCCTCATCTCCACGCACCTCTACCCCCGCGTCACGAAGGGCTTTGACGGCTCTGGGCAAGAAAGCAGCAGCAATCTCTTTGTCCACCAAAAGGGTTTCCAGAGCGTTGCACACGCCCGGCCTCTGGGTTTTGCCGTTCATCAGGATGTTTAAAGCGCTGTCCAGGTCGGCATCTCTGTGCACATACAGGTGGCAGTTGCCCACTCCCGTTTCAATCACGGGCACTTTGGCGTTTTGCACCACATGGTTGATCAATCCCGCACCTCCCCTTGGAATCACCAGATCCACATGGCCTCTAGCGGTCAGCAGTTCGGTCACGCTGGAACGGTCGGTGGAATCGATCAGGGAAATGGCGTTTTCATTGAGGCCCGCTTCCTTCAGGCCTTCACGCATGGCTTTGACCAGCGCCCGGTTGGAATTCAGGGCGTTGCTGCTGCCCCTCAAAATCACAGCGCTTCCAGCTTTCAGGCACAGGATGGCAGCGTCCACAGTCACATTTGGACGGGATTCATAAATCATGCCAATCACGCCAAAAGGCACCGTGACTTTTTCAATGTGCATCCCCTGAGGGTGCCTCCAGCCTTCCAGAACCCGGCCCACCGGATCGGGGAGGGCAATCACCTGGTCGATGGACTCCAGAATCCCTTCCATGCGTTTTTCGGTGAGGGTCAGGCGGTCCACCAGAGCAGCACTGGTCCCTTTCTGGCGTTCCTGCTCCACATCCAGGGCATTTTGCTGCAAAATCTCGGGAATGTGGGCTTGAAGGTGCTTTTTGAGGCAGGCCAGAGCATGGTCACGGTTGGACCTTGCAAGGGTGCGGCTGGCGGTTCGGGCGTTGAGGAAAAGCTCCTGAAGCATGGGAACAGTATAAAAGTGACGGTCAGGAGGGGGAGGGGAGAGGGCTATATAGGGGCTTCGCCCCGCCGAGGGCTGAGGGCTTTATTGTGTTACCGTAAGCCACATGCAAAGGGCCAGAGCCATTCTTTTGAGAGACGATCACATTGCTTTGATGCACAGGGAAAAAATGTTTGATGGAGCGCTCCTCAAGTATTACGTGTTTCCGGGCGGAGGCATTGATGCTGGAGAAACCCCCGAGCAGGCGGTGGTCCGTGAAGTGAAAGAAGAACTCGGGCTTGAAGTGCGTGTGGAAAGGCTGTTCACCGAAGTGCACGGACAGAGCCACGAGGGGTTCTTCTGGTGCCAGATCACCGGAGGGGTGTTCGGAACCGGAACAGGACCAGAGTTTGCTGGAGCAGGAAACGGCACGTACACGCCGATGTGGGTGCCTCTGGATCACCTTCCAGAGCTTCCGGTCTGGCCTGAACCGCTGAAGGTGATGTTGCTGGAAAGCCTGCGCTCACAATAAAAAGAACCCCCACGGGTTTGTGTGGGGGCGAAAGTTTGAAGAGGGTGCTGTTCAGTTGGCGTCGTTTTGCAGTTCTTCCTGAATCATGTCACGGATGGTTTCCACGCCATCGGTGCTGAGTTCAGAGATCTCCTGAGAGATCAGCTTCAGGGCTTTGCGGTAGGCCTGACGGTCCAGATCGGGGAGGCCCCGTTCGATGTTCCAGCGGCGCAGTTCTGCAGCGAGGGTGGCAATTTCGAAGGGGTTGCCTGTGGCCAGAATGTCGGTGACTTTGCGGTGACGTGCAGACCACTGGCGGGGCAGGGCGTAACGGCCTTCGGTCAGTCGGTTGAGGATTTCGGGCACGTCTTGCTCATTGAGGGCGGGGCGCAGGTTGGCGGCGGATTCTACAGGCACGTAAGCTTTGGAGGTTCCGTTGGGAAACTCCACCTGGTAGTAGGAGCAGGTGGTATTGGCAACGCACTTGGTGGAGATGCCGCTGACCACTCCAACTCCATAAGGGGGAAGTACGACACGGTCACCTGTGTTGTAAAGGTACTTTTTCACACTAACACCCTTTCCTGATGCCCCGGTTTTGAGGTGGGGGGCATTGATCCAACAAAAAAACAGCCCAGAAGTGATCCATGGGCTGTTGTTCGCTA
The Deinococcus misasensis DSM 22328 genome window above contains:
- a CDS encoding response regulator transcription factor — its product is MQRILTIDDDPSLRSFLRRGLTYEGFQVQVAASGDEGLKLIRQQAPNLVILDVMMPGMDGFQVLRELRASHPKLPVIMLTAKDEEGSQVQGLNEGADDYVVKPISLDVLLARIRAVLRRQGLQVSQVLKFQDLTMDLQSFSVKRADRTVPLTNLEFKLLQEFMEQPERVMSKSYLLSRVWGNHSTADLNLVEVYIKQLRQKLEASGEQRLIHTIRHVGYVMRTV
- a CDS encoding GlsB/YeaQ/YmgE family stress response membrane protein: MDWIIAILVGALIGWLASLIMRTDAQQGAIANILVGIIGAALGRWLFADVLNIGGAASAGGFSLVGIFWGILGAIILIWLLRALRVFK
- a CDS encoding PAS domain-containing sensor histidine kinase, which gives rise to MDTEGQLWMFREQDILQYSSSWLRWWADNPSIGAHTDPMSWHTLLAAGQLAREQDRPIGFPMLLQLPGGSRWVQCRAKRINDTDWEVLSKLTPAGIMDTVYSVLYHAPVGLGVLDKTLTPLESNPRLEQVMVVLKQDAGAQYTFRTSCERTLNTRQEQQAILHLSDLTLTVKTFPVPLPELHVGVSVHDVTDQLRTASALQESRQSFRRLLENITDAVFAVDRDFKFVYLNPTAERLLGRSNSDLMGKHLWSELPELAAQPALKPHQNSLEHFDKVAFEMFFETQNVWMEVRAHPSREGLTVFFQDVTERHMADARIRQSEERFRSLAESNLTGVVFSRPNGKLIYINDAFCQITGHSREELFFMNWNDLTPLDWEGVELEAREHLSLYGSMQPYQREFLHKDGHRVPVMVSPTRFMVQGEEHDAAFILDLTDIKRTEQALRESEARLRSMIEVQKRFVSDASHELRAPLTAIQGNIELLKKYPRMPAEDKQEALDEAQREAQRLGRLVADLLALARSDAGAQLRLGMVRLKPLVMQSWSEAHHLIKGQHLILQEVEDFEMEGNADRLKQLLIILLDNAIKYTPDDGKVTLSLTCENGHALLKVQDTGIGISKEDLPRVFDRFYRADPSRTRDQEDPGGSGLGLSIAQWIVEQHKGQIRLDSELGKGTRVTVQLPLSMHQEAVRA
- a CDS encoding glutamate-5-semialdehyde dehydrogenase, which gives rise to MLQELFLNARTASRTLARSNRDHALACLKKHLQAHIPEILQQNALDVEQERQKGTSAALVDRLTLTEKRMEGILESIDQVIALPDPVGRVLEGWRHPQGMHIEKVTVPFGVIGMIYESRPNVTVDAAILCLKAGSAVILRGSSNALNSNRALVKAMREGLKEAGLNENAISLIDSTDRSSVTELLTARGHVDLVIPRGGAGLINHVVQNAKVPVIETGVGNCHLYVHRDADLDSALNILMNGKTQRPGVCNALETLLVDKEIAAAFLPRAVKALRDAGVEVRGDEDTQMYAPGVLPASEEDWSTEFLDLIIAAKVVGGVQEAIDHINRYGSQHSEAIVTESLKAADQFQNEVDAAAVYVNVSTRFTDGFEFGFGAEIGISTQKMHARGPMGLREMVTVQFRIRGEGQIR
- the proB gene encoding glutamate 5-kinase; its protein translation is MKRRIVLKIGSSSLTDETGRIQPEKLQAIAEAFQTLDAEVALVSSGAVAAGCGLLNVPRPRTLPEKQALAAVGQAALMQEWAKVFAPRAVAQILLSAGDIQDRKRFINAKHALEAAFKLGVVPIINENDTVATQELRLGDNDTLSAWVAYLCEAHELILLTDVDGLYTANPRTDPTAQRLSLVENVAEVLHLAGGAGSSRGTGGMHTKLKAAQIASEAGIDTLIVGGGGAGLKAFFAGADTGTRIRAQKHTARRGWILHQPSKGTLFVDAGAEKALKSGKSLLPKGITGLAGEFQYGEIVRLEGESGPIGQGIVNYAAHEVQRIFRRHTEEIEEILGYKDFDEVVHRNHLALF
- a CDS encoding DUF3291 domain-containing protein — its product is MQLAQLNIARLLAPLDSPQLSGFVSRLDEINALAEGSTGFVWRLTGEGNDATSLRPFEDDMIIVNMSVWESLDALKNYVYRTDHTEVMKQRKQWFEHMSEAYMVLWWIEDGDFPSPLEARARLEHLRTHGPTPHAFTFRQHFPAEAIKNPPVLEG
- a CDS encoding CarD family transcriptional regulator, whose protein sequence is MKKYLYNTGDRVVLPPYGVGVVSGISTKCVANTTCSYYQVEFPNGTSKAYVPVESAANLRPALNEQDVPEILNRLTEGRYALPRQWSARHRKVTDILATGNPFEIATLAAELRRWNIERGLPDLDRQAYRKALKLISQEISELSTDGVETIRDMIQEELQNDAN
- a CDS encoding NUDIX hydrolase; its protein translation is MQRARAILLRDDHIALMHREKMFDGALLKYYVFPGGGIDAGETPEQAVVREVKEELGLEVRVERLFTEVHGQSHEGFFWCQITGGVFGTGTGPEFAGAGNGTYTPMWVPLDHLPELPVWPEPLKVMLLESLRSQ
- a CDS encoding phosphoribosyltransferase family protein, which translates into the protein MPNYVLTIGNVTRELPYVRVNANSTLPIVELVGDWELTNAVADEMVKLLPKKFDVLLTTTVSGVPLAHALAERTRKPYVTARKRRRTYMQDPLIQAVESMTLGVNETLWLDARHGEKLKGKKVVIVGDVVVSGSTQQALAKLTEKAGGEVVAFVAAFKQGKPAIQVKAAVELPS